The proteins below are encoded in one region of Microbacterium pygmaeum:
- a CDS encoding YggT family protein, producing the protein MNIVGTIAAILNALILLFVLVLLVRLVLDWIPFFNREWRPKGAGLVAAELVYTVTDPPIRLFRRLIPPLRVGGIAIDFGFTLTMLVCFVLLAITRTLAG; encoded by the coding sequence GTGAATATCGTCGGCACCATTGCCGCGATCCTCAACGCACTCATCCTTCTCTTCGTCCTGGTGCTGCTCGTGCGCCTGGTGCTGGACTGGATACCGTTCTTCAATCGCGAGTGGCGGCCGAAGGGTGCGGGGTTGGTCGCCGCAGAACTCGTGTACACCGTGACGGATCCCCCGATCCGGCTCTTCCGTCGCCTGATCCCGCCGTTGCGAGTGGGCGGCATCGCCATCGACTTCGGGTTCACGCTGACGATGCTGGTCTGCTTCGTCCTGCTCGCCATCACGCGAACCCTCGCCGGCTGA
- a CDS encoding DivIVA domain-containing protein, translated as MALTPDDVVTKQFQHVRFKEGFDPDEVDDFLDEVVVAWRATIAESDELKAKLAAYESGSTPAPAAAETSEEPVAAAPAPAPVSTPAPESGAAPVAASAGIIELAQRVHDEHVAEGIAQRDKLVSEAQTQAASIVAEAEAKGRDEIARLDKERATLENRITELRQFERDYRSQLRGYIEGQLRDLETSATASGSTPVSAIGL; from the coding sequence ATGGCATTGACCCCCGATGACGTCGTCACGAAGCAGTTCCAGCACGTCCGCTTCAAGGAGGGTTTCGACCCGGACGAGGTCGATGACTTCCTCGACGAGGTCGTGGTCGCCTGGCGCGCGACGATCGCAGAATCCGACGAGCTGAAGGCGAAGCTCGCGGCGTACGAGTCCGGCTCGACACCGGCGCCCGCAGCGGCCGAGACCAGCGAAGAGCCCGTTGCCGCGGCTCCGGCTCCCGCGCCCGTTTCGACCCCCGCTCCCGAGTCCGGCGCTGCACCGGTTGCTGCCAGTGCCGGCATCATCGAGCTCGCTCAGCGCGTGCACGACGAGCACGTCGCAGAGGGCATCGCCCAGCGCGACAAGCTCGTCTCGGAAGCGCAGACGCAGGCTGCGTCCATCGTCGCCGAAGCCGAGGCCAAGGGGCGCGACGAGATCGCGCGCCTGGACAAGGAGCGCGCGACGCTGGAGAACCGCATCACGGAACTGCGTCAGTTCGAGCGCGACTACCGCTCACAGCTGCGCGGGTACATCGAGGGTCAGCTGCGCGACCTCGAGACCTCGGCCACGGCATCCGGTTCGACACCGGTGTCGGCCATCGGCCTCTAG
- a CDS encoding RluA family pseudouridine synthase: protein MPSRLLPVPEGLEGSRIDQALAKMLGFSRTFAAEVAEAGGVIVDGRPVGKSDRVTAGSILDITWTDKQEPTIVPIEVPGLGIVYDDDDIIVVDKPAGVAAHPSLGWEGPTVLGALAAGGFRVATTGAAERQGIVHRLDVGTSGLMVVAKSERAYTALKSAFKEREVEKIYHAVVQGHPDPLNGTIDAPIGRHPSHSWKFAVTPDGKDSVTHYETLEAFPRAALLEIHLETGRTHQIRVHMAAHRHPCVGDPLYGADPTLSARLGLTRQWLHARRLSFAHPGSGDRVTFTSEYPEDLAHALELLRTS, encoded by the coding sequence ATGCCCTCGCGGCTGCTGCCGGTCCCTGAAGGGCTCGAGGGCTCGCGGATCGATCAGGCTCTGGCGAAGATGCTCGGATTCTCGAGGACCTTCGCGGCGGAGGTCGCCGAAGCAGGCGGCGTCATCGTCGACGGTCGACCGGTGGGCAAGTCTGACCGCGTGACGGCCGGGTCGATCCTGGACATCACCTGGACCGACAAGCAGGAGCCGACGATCGTGCCGATCGAGGTGCCGGGCCTGGGAATCGTCTACGACGACGACGACATCATCGTGGTCGACAAGCCCGCCGGCGTCGCCGCCCACCCGTCTCTCGGCTGGGAGGGACCAACCGTGCTGGGCGCATTGGCGGCGGGCGGGTTCCGGGTCGCGACCACGGGCGCCGCCGAACGGCAGGGCATCGTGCATCGACTCGACGTGGGCACGAGCGGTCTCATGGTCGTCGCCAAGAGCGAGCGAGCGTACACGGCGCTGAAGTCGGCGTTCAAGGAGCGCGAGGTGGAGAAGATCTATCACGCCGTGGTGCAGGGACACCCCGATCCGCTCAACGGCACCATCGATGCACCGATCGGCAGGCATCCTTCGCACTCGTGGAAGTTCGCCGTGACGCCTGACGGCAAGGATTCGGTCACGCACTACGAGACGCTCGAAGCGTTTCCTCGGGCCGCGCTGCTGGAGATCCATCTGGAGACCGGTCGAACGCATCAGATCCGCGTGCACATGGCAGCCCACCGGCATCCGTGCGTGGGCGATCCCCTCTACGGCGCCGACCCGACGCTGTCGGCGCGACTCGGCCTGACCCGGCAGTGGCTGCACGCGCGCCGGCTCTCCTTCGCGCATCCGGGCAGCGGCGACCGGGTGACGTTCACTTCGGAGTACCCCGAAGACCTCGCGCACGCCCTTGAGCTCCTCCGCACCTCCTAG
- a CDS encoding cell division protein SepF — MSNPLKKTMVYLGLADEEEVYEEPAPQPRGRKTEATIEKAAPITPIHRPAIVRQPAAGAISEILTVHPKQYRDAQVIAENFRDGIPVIINLSQMSDADARRLVDFASGLSLGLYGRIERVTSKVFLLSPENVAVSGDGAVAHADPESVPFAQS, encoded by the coding sequence ATGTCGAACCCGCTGAAGAAGACCATGGTGTACCTGGGCCTCGCCGACGAGGAAGAGGTCTACGAGGAGCCCGCGCCACAGCCGCGCGGCCGTAAGACGGAGGCAACCATCGAAAAGGCAGCACCCATCACGCCGATCCACCGGCCCGCCATCGTGCGTCAGCCGGCAGCGGGAGCGATCAGCGAGATCCTCACTGTGCACCCGAAGCAGTACCGCGACGCACAGGTGATCGCGGAGAACTTCCGCGACGGCATCCCGGTGATCATCAACCTCTCGCAGATGAGCGATGCGGACGCCCGTCGCCTCGTCGACTTCGCCAGCGGTCTGTCGCTCGGCCTGTACGGACGCATCGAGCGGGTGACCAGCAAGGTCTTCCTGCTCTCGCCCGAGAACGTCGCCGTCTCCGGCGATGGCGCTGTGGCGCACGCGGACCCGGAGTCCGTGCCGTTCGCACAGTCGTGA
- a CDS encoding YggS family pyridoxal phosphate-dependent enzyme codes for MELEDRLAGVDARIADAARAAGRDPQEITRIVVTKFHPARLVEDLYRLGVRDVGENRQQELSEKSLTIGDREGLRWHFIGQAQTNKAKAIRAAAAAVHSVDRPKIADALDAAGGSDDPPLDVLLQVNLTADPGRGGVAERELEGLATHVAGCRTLRMRGVMAVAPLDEDPAAAFERLAACAAVVRSVDPAATWISAGMTADFPQAIAAGATHLRIGSAITGQRPPHG; via the coding sequence GTGGAGCTCGAAGATCGACTCGCGGGTGTCGACGCGCGGATCGCGGATGCCGCCCGCGCGGCAGGACGCGACCCGCAGGAGATCACCCGGATCGTGGTGACGAAGTTCCACCCGGCCCGGCTGGTGGAGGATCTCTACCGACTGGGCGTGCGCGACGTGGGTGAGAACCGGCAGCAGGAGCTCAGCGAGAAGTCCCTCACGATCGGAGATCGCGAGGGACTTCGCTGGCATTTCATCGGCCAGGCGCAGACGAATAAGGCCAAAGCGATCCGCGCAGCGGCTGCGGCCGTGCATTCCGTGGACCGACCCAAGATCGCCGACGCCCTGGATGCCGCGGGCGGATCGGACGACCCGCCGCTGGATGTCCTGCTGCAGGTCAACCTGACCGCGGACCCCGGACGCGGGGGAGTGGCGGAGCGCGAACTGGAAGGGCTGGCAACGCACGTCGCCGGATGCCGCACGCTGCGCATGCGGGGCGTGATGGCGGTCGCGCCCCTGGACGAAGACCCCGCGGCGGCGTTCGAGCGCCTGGCCGCGTGTGCCGCGGTCGTGCGCTCGGTGGATCCGGCGGCGACGTGGATCTCAGCGGGGATGACGGCCGACTTCCCCCAAGCCATCGCCGCAGGCGCGACACACCTGCGGATCGGCTCGGCAATCACGGGGCAGAGGCCCCCGCACGGTTAA
- the ftsZ gene encoding cell division protein FtsZ, which yields MSQNQNYLAVIKVVGVGGGGVNAVNRMIDLGLRGVEFIAINTDAQALLMSDADVKLDVGRELTRGLGAGADPEVGRRAAEDHAEEIEEALRGADMVFVTAGEGGGTGTGGAPVVAKIAKSIGALTIGVVTKPFSFEGRRRQSQAETGVQKLKEEVDTLIVVPNDRLLEISDRGISMIEAFATADQVLLAGVQGITDLITTPGLINLDFADVKSVMQGAGSALMGIGSARGADRAIKAAELAVESPLLEASIEGAHGVLLSIQGGSNLGIFEINDAAQLVKEAAHPEANIIFGTVIDDTLGDEVRVTVIAAGFDNGEPTLRLDPVTASRVLPAAPVVPATSAEDAAKEEPVRESAPVPVGAAVPDSSYDSAFGDDDLDIPDFLK from the coding sequence ATGAGCCAGAACCAGAACTACCTCGCGGTGATCAAGGTCGTCGGCGTCGGCGGGGGCGGCGTCAACGCCGTCAACCGCATGATCGACCTCGGTCTGCGAGGCGTGGAATTCATCGCGATCAACACCGACGCCCAAGCGCTGCTGATGAGCGACGCCGACGTCAAGCTCGACGTCGGACGCGAGCTCACCCGCGGACTCGGCGCAGGCGCCGACCCCGAGGTCGGCCGCCGCGCCGCAGAGGACCACGCGGAGGAGATCGAAGAGGCGCTCCGCGGCGCCGACATGGTGTTCGTCACCGCCGGCGAGGGCGGCGGCACCGGCACCGGTGGCGCGCCCGTCGTCGCGAAGATCGCGAAGTCGATCGGCGCCCTGACCATCGGTGTGGTGACCAAGCCGTTCTCATTCGAGGGTCGTCGTCGCCAGAGCCAGGCAGAGACCGGCGTGCAGAAGCTGAAGGAAGAAGTCGACACGCTCATCGTCGTGCCGAACGACCGCCTGCTGGAGATCAGCGACCGCGGTATCTCGATGATCGAGGCGTTCGCCACGGCCGACCAGGTGCTCCTGGCCGGTGTGCAGGGCATCACCGACCTGATCACGACCCCCGGCCTCATCAACCTCGACTTCGCCGACGTGAAGTCGGTGATGCAGGGTGCCGGCTCCGCGCTCATGGGCATCGGGTCCGCGCGCGGCGCCGATCGAGCCATTAAGGCGGCTGAGCTCGCGGTGGAATCGCCCCTCCTCGAGGCGAGCATCGAAGGTGCCCACGGCGTGCTGCTGTCGATTCAGGGCGGCTCCAACCTCGGCATCTTCGAGATCAACGACGCCGCGCAGCTGGTGAAGGAGGCCGCGCATCCCGAGGCCAACATCATCTTCGGAACGGTGATCGACGACACGCTCGGCGATGAGGTCCGCGTCACGGTCATCGCAGCCGGCTTCGACAACGGCGAACCCACGCTCCGGCTGGACCCGGTCACGGCCTCGCGCGTCCTTCCTGCAGCCCCCGTCGTTCCCGCGACATCCGCCGAGGACGCCGCCAAAGAAGAGCCGGTGCGCGAGAGCGCGCCGGTCCCGGTGGGTGCCGCCGTCCCGGATTCGAGCTACGACTCGGCCTTCGGCGACGACGACCTCGATATCCCCGACTTCCTCAAGTAG
- the lspA gene encoding signal peptidase II, with translation MPGRAPLPKAAAGITIAILALVVLAADQFSKYLALENLPLQETVPVLGDFLSLYLVKNPGAAFSFGAGATWIFTIALALVACVIVWLAATRVRSRLWAVVLGLLLGGVLGNLTDRLLREPGFGVGHVIDFINTPWMWFWTSPAIYNVADIFIVCDMILVALLVLIGVHMDGTREPRRARDEDETLLGAGDEVPPGGPVAGFGSEFPTADPSAGIPVDERGLPPLSESQQRAVEREADLEADQRRHDS, from the coding sequence TTGCCAGGCCGAGCCCCCCTTCCCAAGGCGGCGGCCGGCATCACCATCGCGATCCTCGCGCTGGTGGTGCTGGCCGCCGACCAGTTCTCCAAGTACCTCGCGCTGGAGAACCTGCCGTTGCAGGAGACGGTGCCGGTCCTCGGCGACTTCCTGAGTCTGTACCTCGTGAAGAACCCTGGCGCCGCGTTCTCGTTCGGCGCCGGAGCGACGTGGATCTTCACGATCGCCCTCGCGCTCGTCGCGTGCGTCATCGTCTGGCTGGCCGCGACCAGAGTGCGGTCCCGCCTCTGGGCGGTCGTGCTGGGGCTGCTGCTCGGCGGCGTCCTGGGCAATCTGACGGACCGGCTCCTCCGCGAACCCGGCTTCGGGGTCGGCCACGTGATCGACTTCATCAACACGCCGTGGATGTGGTTCTGGACCAGCCCGGCCATCTACAACGTGGCCGACATCTTCATCGTCTGCGACATGATCCTCGTCGCGCTGCTGGTCCTGATCGGAGTTCACATGGACGGAACACGCGAACCACGTCGCGCTCGCGACGAGGATGAGACGCTCCTCGGCGCGGGCGACGAGGTTCCTCCCGGAGGGCCCGTGGCCGGATTCGGGAGCGAGTTCCCGACCGCGGACCCCAGCGCCGGCATCCCTGTCGACGAGCGCGGACTGCCCCCGCTCTCGGAGAGCCAGCAGCGCGCAGTCGAGCGCGAAGCCGATCTCGAAGCGGACCAGCGCCGCCACGACTCCTGA
- the murC gene encoding UDP-N-acetylmuramate--L-alanine ligase, which yields MIRPDLSLPIPATIESAHFIGIGGSGMSGLARMFLERGIRVSGSDRADSPSLRALADAGATVYVGHDAAHLGDADTVVHTGAIWPENPEFVLAKERGLAVIHRSQALFWLIGGRRLVSVAGAHGKTTSTGMIVTALQAMDAHPTFVNGGVIAQLGVSSGTGDDELFVIEADESDGTFLLYDTSIALITNVDPDHLDHYGSRDAFDDAFARFANEAREAVVISSDDAGARAVRERISHPNVVTFGEAAEADLRVSGVRTDGAVEFSLTHGGSTVRVRLAVPGHHNAINAAGAVAVLLALGHGFEDAARAVAGFEGTVRRFELHGVRRGVSVYDDYAHHPTEVAAALTAARTVVGTGRIIAIQQPHTYSRTQLMYREFADVLETLADHTVMLDVYGAREDPVPGVTGELVSSAFADPSHVHFVADWQEAADYTATVARDGDFVITLGCGNVNLLIPQVLDALAGTPDEPAAGA from the coding sequence ATGATCAGACCCGACCTGAGCCTTCCCATCCCCGCGACGATCGAGTCGGCGCACTTCATCGGCATCGGCGGATCCGGCATGTCGGGCCTGGCTCGGATGTTCCTCGAGCGGGGCATCCGCGTGTCCGGCTCCGATCGCGCTGACAGCCCGTCCTTGCGGGCGCTGGCCGATGCCGGCGCCACCGTGTACGTCGGCCATGACGCCGCACATCTGGGCGACGCAGACACCGTAGTGCACACCGGTGCCATCTGGCCGGAGAACCCCGAGTTCGTGCTGGCCAAGGAGCGCGGACTGGCGGTCATCCACCGGTCGCAGGCGCTGTTCTGGCTGATCGGCGGCCGCCGACTGGTCTCCGTGGCCGGGGCCCACGGCAAGACGACCTCGACGGGGATGATCGTCACCGCCCTGCAGGCCATGGATGCGCATCCGACGTTCGTCAACGGCGGCGTGATCGCTCAGCTCGGCGTCTCCAGCGGCACCGGCGATGACGAGCTGTTCGTCATCGAAGCTGACGAGTCGGACGGCACCTTCCTGCTCTACGACACCTCCATCGCCCTCATCACGAATGTCGACCCCGATCATCTGGACCACTACGGGTCCCGCGATGCCTTCGACGATGCATTCGCCCGCTTCGCGAACGAGGCGCGTGAGGCCGTCGTGATCTCCTCCGACGATGCCGGCGCCCGCGCGGTGCGCGAGCGGATCTCGCATCCGAACGTCGTCACATTCGGTGAGGCCGCCGAGGCCGACCTGCGGGTCTCGGGCGTGCGCACGGACGGCGCCGTCGAATTCTCGCTCACCCACGGCGGGAGCACCGTCCGGGTGCGCCTGGCGGTGCCCGGCCACCACAACGCGATCAATGCCGCCGGCGCCGTGGCCGTGCTGCTCGCCCTCGGACACGGATTCGAGGATGCCGCTCGCGCCGTGGCGGGCTTCGAGGGGACCGTGCGCCGATTCGAGCTGCACGGGGTCCGGCGCGGTGTCAGCGTCTACGACGACTATGCGCACCACCCCACCGAGGTGGCGGCGGCGCTCACCGCCGCGCGCACGGTGGTCGGGACCGGTCGGATCATCGCGATCCAGCAGCCGCACACCTACTCGCGCACTCAGCTGATGTACCGCGAATTCGCTGACGTGCTCGAGACGCTGGCCGATCACACGGTGATGCTCGACGTGTACGGCGCACGGGAGGACCCGGTCCCCGGCGTCACGGGCGAACTGGTCAGCTCCGCATTCGCCGACCCGTCGCACGTGCATTTCGTCGCCGACTGGCAGGAGGCCGCCGACTACACCGCGACGGTCGCCAGGGACGGCGACTTCGTCATCACCCTCGGCTGCGGGAACGTGAACCTCCTCATCCCGCAGGTCCTCGACGCGCTCGCCGGCACGCCCGACGAACCCGCTGCGGGAGCGTAG
- a CDS encoding UDP-N-acetylglucosamine--N-acetylmuramyl-(pentapeptide) pyrophosphoryl-undecaprenol N-acetylglucosamine transferase, producing the protein MTTYLLAGGGTAGHVNPLLAVADALRARNPDAEILVLGTREGLEARLVPERGYELLFVDKVPFPRRPDRAAATFPARFRRAVAQVRAHLRERAVDVVVGFGGYASAPAYIAARRARVPVVVHEANAKPGMANALGARRAAQVGVAFAGTRLKGSQVVGMPLRREIVDLEPGTLRAAAAEHFGLDAGTPTLLVFGGSLGAQRLNEAFGGAWRDILAAGWQLLHVTGERSDLPDPGVAGYAVLRYVDRMDLAFALADLIVSRAGAATVSEISALGIPAVYVPYAVGNGEQALNAASAIRAGAAILIPDAAFTADRVRAEVVPLLNDAERRISMRQAAASAGTRNGTENVVAMIDAALASRG; encoded by the coding sequence GTGACGACCTACCTCCTCGCCGGCGGCGGCACGGCCGGCCATGTCAACCCGCTGCTCGCGGTGGCTGACGCGTTGCGCGCCCGGAATCCCGACGCGGAGATCCTGGTCCTGGGCACGCGCGAGGGGCTGGAGGCGCGGCTGGTGCCGGAGCGCGGCTACGAGCTGCTGTTCGTCGACAAGGTGCCCTTCCCGCGGCGTCCCGATCGGGCGGCCGCGACATTCCCTGCGCGGTTCCGGCGCGCGGTCGCGCAGGTGCGCGCACACCTCCGCGAACGCGCCGTGGATGTCGTGGTGGGCTTCGGCGGATACGCATCCGCGCCCGCCTACATCGCCGCGCGGCGCGCGCGGGTGCCCGTCGTCGTGCACGAGGCCAATGCGAAGCCGGGGATGGCCAACGCCCTCGGCGCACGTCGTGCCGCGCAGGTCGGGGTGGCGTTCGCGGGCACGCGGCTGAAGGGCTCGCAGGTGGTGGGGATGCCACTCCGGCGGGAGATCGTCGATCTCGAGCCCGGTACCTTGCGCGCCGCGGCTGCGGAGCATTTCGGACTCGACGCCGGCACGCCCACGCTGCTGGTCTTCGGCGGGTCGCTCGGCGCGCAGCGACTGAACGAGGCGTTCGGCGGTGCGTGGCGCGACATCCTGGCGGCAGGCTGGCAGCTGCTGCACGTGACCGGCGAGCGGTCCGATCTTCCTGATCCGGGCGTTGCGGGGTACGCCGTGCTGCGGTACGTCGACCGGATGGATCTGGCCTTCGCGCTCGCGGATCTCATCGTCTCCCGCGCCGGTGCGGCCACCGTCAGCGAGATCAGCGCCCTGGGGATCCCCGCGGTCTACGTCCCATATGCCGTCGGCAATGGAGAGCAGGCCCTCAACGCAGCGTCGGCCATTCGTGCGGGGGCCGCGATCCTGATTCCGGATGCCGCGTTCACCGCCGATCGCGTGCGCGCCGAGGTGGTCCCGCTGCTGAACGACGCGGAGCGGCGGATCTCGATGCGACAGGCCGCGGCATCCGCCGGCACTCGCAATGGAACCGAGAACGTCGTCGCGATGATCGACGCCGCGCTGGCGTCGCGCGGATAG
- a CDS encoding FtsQ-type POTRA domain-containing protein → MIPLSATPGSDASNRPIAGEPFPPADDNPVRLREVWSAARARRKALRAEMRRFTGRQRRRRALWLGAVTAVVLLVLGTLGAAYSPLFAVEDVRIIGAQQLDTGAVQEALAGQVGTPLPLVDESEVKAALVAFPLIESYSLEARPPHELIVRIVERTPVGVIQTAAGFSLVDAAGVVLSTTQTPAAGRPLLSVEGGTGSRAFESVGRVIRSLPESILTQVTAVTATTPDDVTLSLGGSNASIVWGSAEDSAYKAVVLATAMAARPPASVSVYDVSSPNAIVVR, encoded by the coding sequence GTGATCCCGTTGTCTGCGACACCGGGATCGGATGCCTCGAACCGGCCCATCGCAGGCGAGCCGTTCCCTCCGGCCGACGACAATCCGGTGCGCCTCCGGGAGGTCTGGTCGGCCGCCCGGGCGCGACGCAAGGCGCTGCGCGCCGAGATGCGCCGGTTCACGGGCCGCCAGCGGCGCCGCCGCGCGCTCTGGCTCGGCGCAGTGACCGCCGTCGTGCTGCTCGTGCTGGGGACGCTGGGCGCCGCGTACAGTCCGCTGTTCGCCGTCGAAGACGTCCGCATCATCGGCGCGCAGCAGCTGGACACCGGCGCCGTGCAGGAGGCGCTGGCCGGCCAGGTCGGCACGCCGTTGCCACTGGTCGACGAGAGTGAGGTCAAGGCTGCGCTCGTCGCCTTCCCGCTCATCGAGTCGTACTCGCTCGAGGCGCGCCCGCCCCACGAGCTGATCGTCAGGATCGTCGAGCGCACGCCGGTCGGCGTGATCCAGACAGCGGCCGGCTTCAGCCTCGTCGATGCCGCGGGGGTCGTGCTCTCCACGACGCAGACGCCTGCGGCGGGCAGACCGCTGCTGAGCGTCGAGGGCGGCACGGGCTCACGCGCATTCGAGTCCGTCGGGCGGGTGATCCGCTCGCTCCCGGAGTCGATCCTCACCCAGGTGACCGCCGTGACCGCGACCACTCCCGACGATGTCACGCTGAGTCTTGGCGGCTCGAACGCCTCGATCGTATGGGGGAGCGCCGAGGATTCCGCGTACAAGGCCGTGGTGCTCGCCACCGCGATGGCTGCCCGGCCCCCGGCATCCGTCAGCGTGTACGACGTCTCCTCGCCCAACGCCATCGTCGTCCGCTGA
- the ftsW gene encoding putative lipid II flippase FtsW produces the protein MPSTTQTPSRPAANPPDSAGGRGLAARVSLGRVFAPVPSEFLLIASTALLLTGFGLVMVLSATSATATAAGEAPYDAAIKQAVFAVLGIPLMFVASRMPISLWKRLAWPALIVAVLLQLLVFVPGLGVEAHGNRNWILIAGIQFQPAEFLKLGLALWMGYVLYRKQTLLGLWRHVFIPVVPVGILVIGTVLAGRDLGTTMILVLVILGALFFSGVKLRIFILPALGAVVAMFLFAVTSPDRMRRIMSFLDADCLADYVNSCYQPLHGMWALAGGGIFGLGLGNSKEKYDWLPAAPNDYIFAIVGEELGLIGCAVVLALFALFAVGAFHVIRKTDDPFVRIVSGAITIWIVGQALINIGVVLRLFPVLGVPLPFMSQGGTSLLSVLLASGVLLSFARSLPVKTAMMPSAKGRSTAR, from the coding sequence GTGCCGAGCACGACCCAGACTCCGAGTCGTCCGGCCGCGAACCCGCCTGATTCCGCCGGCGGCCGCGGCCTTGCTGCGCGCGTCTCGCTCGGCCGAGTCTTCGCGCCGGTACCGAGCGAGTTCCTGCTCATCGCCTCCACGGCGCTGCTGCTGACCGGATTCGGTCTGGTGATGGTCCTGTCCGCGACCTCTGCCACGGCGACCGCCGCCGGGGAGGCGCCGTACGACGCGGCGATCAAGCAGGCGGTGTTCGCTGTGCTCGGCATCCCGCTGATGTTCGTCGCCAGCCGCATGCCGATCTCGCTCTGGAAACGGCTCGCGTGGCCGGCGCTCATCGTGGCCGTCCTCCTCCAGCTGCTCGTCTTCGTCCCCGGACTGGGTGTGGAAGCCCACGGCAACCGGAACTGGATCCTCATCGCGGGCATCCAGTTCCAGCCCGCCGAGTTCCTCAAGCTCGGTCTCGCGCTGTGGATGGGCTACGTGCTCTACCGCAAGCAGACGCTGCTGGGTCTGTGGCGCCACGTGTTCATCCCGGTCGTCCCCGTCGGCATCCTGGTGATCGGCACCGTGCTGGCCGGCCGCGACCTGGGAACGACGATGATCCTGGTCCTGGTGATCCTCGGCGCCCTGTTCTTCTCGGGCGTCAAGCTGCGGATCTTCATCCTGCCGGCCCTCGGCGCGGTGGTTGCGATGTTCCTGTTCGCCGTCACCAGCCCGGACCGGATGCGCCGCATCATGAGCTTCCTGGACGCGGACTGTCTCGCCGACTACGTCAACAGCTGCTACCAGCCGCTGCACGGCATGTGGGCGCTGGCCGGCGGCGGCATCTTCGGTCTGGGGCTGGGCAACTCCAAGGAGAAGTACGACTGGCTCCCCGCTGCGCCCAACGACTACATCTTCGCGATCGTGGGGGAGGAGCTCGGCCTGATCGGCTGCGCCGTCGTCCTCGCCCTGTTCGCGCTGTTCGCCGTGGGCGCCTTCCATGTGATCCGCAAGACCGACGACCCGTTCGTGCGCATCGTCTCGGGCGCCATCACGATCTGGATCGTCGGGCAGGCGCTCATCAACATCGGCGTCGTGCTGCGGCTGTTCCCGGTGCTGGGCGTTCCGCTGCCGTTCATGTCGCAGGGCGGCACGTCGCTGCTGTCGGTGCTGCTCGCCTCGGGTGTGCTGCTGTCGTTCGCCCGATCGTTGCCGGTCAAGACCGCCATGATGCCGAGTGCGAAGGGTCGCAGTACCGCCCGTTAG